A stretch of the Arthrobacter stackebrandtii genome encodes the following:
- a CDS encoding glycoside hydrolase 5 family protein has protein sequence MIPAVPGSPRSTPLRWGVNYTPSEGWFHSWQDFDVDSVRADFESIAKLGLDHVRIFPLWPLLQPNRSLIRPAGIADVGRVVDAAAEFGLDVSVDGLQGHLSSFDFLPSWVTSWHRRNIYTDPDVVAAEADLITALANEVTSRPNVLGMTVGNETNQFAVERHPEQQLTSPAEMGEWFKTLLAAARKVWPTGMHQHSFDDNAWFVDSCPVTPRHAATLGDATTVHSWVFVAVAHLFPQGHPARTLFADYLVQLADAYSDDPARPIWLQEIGAPYPAVPFDGAADFLEQSLRPVLDTPNLWGVTWWCSHDVSRKLADFPELEYTLGLLDSDRRPKPAGLRLAELIASERANPTTPVQRDTALTFDPGDEDTGVGRSVADPSGELFTSWLARAASGTKPALVRAAKTSDADYLAARGITNVIP, from the coding sequence ATGATCCCCGCAGTGCCCGGCTCGCCACGTTCCACCCCTCTGCGCTGGGGTGTGAACTACACACCGAGTGAAGGTTGGTTCCATTCCTGGCAGGACTTCGACGTGGACTCCGTCCGCGCGGACTTTGAATCCATCGCGAAGCTGGGGCTGGACCACGTGCGGATCTTCCCGCTGTGGCCGCTGCTGCAGCCGAACCGATCGCTCATCCGCCCCGCCGGCATTGCCGATGTGGGACGCGTGGTGGACGCCGCTGCCGAATTTGGACTGGACGTCTCGGTGGACGGGCTGCAGGGGCACCTCTCCAGCTTCGACTTCCTGCCATCGTGGGTGACCAGCTGGCACCGCCGCAACATCTACACCGATCCCGACGTGGTGGCGGCCGAGGCAGATCTCATCACCGCCCTGGCCAACGAGGTCACCTCGCGCCCCAACGTCCTGGGCATGACGGTGGGCAACGAGACAAACCAGTTCGCGGTGGAACGGCACCCCGAGCAGCAGCTCACCAGCCCCGCCGAGATGGGCGAATGGTTCAAAACCCTTCTCGCCGCTGCCCGCAAGGTGTGGCCCACGGGCATGCACCAGCACAGCTTTGACGACAATGCTTGGTTTGTGGACAGCTGCCCCGTCACACCACGCCACGCCGCAACCCTGGGCGACGCCACCACCGTCCACTCATGGGTGTTCGTGGCCGTGGCGCACCTCTTCCCGCAGGGCCATCCGGCCCGCACGCTTTTTGCGGACTACCTGGTCCAGCTGGCCGACGCCTACTCCGACGACCCCGCCCGCCCCATCTGGCTCCAGGAGATCGGCGCACCGTACCCGGCCGTGCCCTTCGACGGCGCCGCGGACTTCCTCGAACAAAGCCTGCGCCCCGTGCTGGACACCCCGAACCTGTGGGGCGTCACGTGGTGGTGCTCGCACGATGTCAGCCGCAAGCTGGCCGATTTCCCCGAACTGGAATACACGCTTGGCCTGCTTGATTCGGACCGCCGCCCCAAGCCCGCGGGCTTGCGCCTGGCCGAGCTGATTGCTTCCGAGAGGGCAAACCCCACAACACCTGTCCAGCGGGATACGGCACTCACCTTCGATCCGGGCGACGAGGACACCGGCGTCGGCCGCTCGGTGGCCGATCCCTCCGGAGAGCTGTTCACCTCGTGGCTGGCGCGTGCCGCCTCGGGCACCAAGCCCGCCCTGGTGCGTGCTGCAAAGACGTCCGACGCCGACTACCTCGCCGCCCGCGGCATCACGAACGTCATCCCCTGA
- a CDS encoding DUF5956 family protein, with product MQGTLEHWDQVAFKDAESGWEALDENGWFAMMAWAAGPDNVRKTVQSDEGRIIRRTVIADGVESTRLEPFTPEDRAIVEDAINSDLESAGIPPRPSGFVWHLRIPGDWSGDSSVIDTLGARILKEQRDQQTMAALRSHIERIVAGYYTENGC from the coding sequence ATGCAAGGCACACTGGAGCACTGGGATCAGGTCGCCTTCAAGGACGCGGAAAGCGGCTGGGAGGCACTGGATGAAAACGGCTGGTTTGCCATGATGGCGTGGGCGGCCGGGCCGGACAATGTGCGCAAAACCGTCCAGTCCGACGAAGGCCGTATCATCCGGCGCACCGTCATCGCCGACGGCGTGGAATCCACGAGGCTGGAGCCCTTCACACCGGAGGACCGCGCCATTGTCGAGGACGCCATCAACAGCGACCTCGAGAGTGCCGGCATTCCACCTCGTCCGTCCGGATTTGTCTGGCACCTGCGCATCCCAGGGGACTGGTCCGGAGACTCGTCCGTGATTGACACGCTGGGCGCCCGGATTCTCAAGGAGCAACGGGACCAGCAGACAATGGCAGCACTACGGTCACACATTGAGAGGATCGTGGCCGGATATTACACCGAAAACGGCTGCTAA
- a CDS encoding universal stress protein, with protein sequence MAGIIIVGVDGNSTSMKAARVAAELAKATGRTLRVVTAFGEDKTEKVAIGNDEWFLSTADEAERVAQRVAEELKISGVKTEYSSALGKPADVLLEEATKLKADLIVVGNIRMQGLARVLGSVANAVSHNAPCDVYIVKTDS encoded by the coding sequence ATGGCTGGAATCATCATTGTCGGCGTAGACGGCAACTCAACGTCCATGAAGGCTGCCCGCGTCGCCGCGGAACTGGCCAAGGCCACCGGCCGCACCCTGCGTGTTGTGACCGCGTTCGGCGAGGACAAGACCGAAAAGGTTGCCATCGGGAACGACGAATGGTTCCTCTCCACGGCGGACGAGGCCGAGCGTGTTGCTCAGCGCGTTGCCGAAGAGCTGAAGATCAGCGGCGTCAAGACCGAGTACTCCTCGGCGCTGGGCAAGCCCGCCGACGTCCTGCTCGAAGAAGCCACGAAGCTCAAGGCTGACCTGATCGTTGTGGGCAACATCCGCATGCAGGGCCTGGCCCGCGTGCTCGGCTCGGTTGCCAACGCTGTTTCACACAACGCACCGTGCGACGTGTACATCGTGAAGACCGACAGCTAA